The following are encoded in a window of Pyrenophora tritici-repentis strain M4 chromosome 6, whole genome shotgun sequence genomic DNA:
- a CDS encoding Trypan-PARP domain containing protein, with amino-acid sequence MATQEHEMQVTRASVTLRKPDDWSKWLFTRKISADRNGLWEYVNPDLSPERLKMLEDERPKELEVRRFRNPLTDEQIDIPDLTATELATYNSWARRFDRDEARWLTKEKALRNLSLEIVQTIDVKHLDLILDCADAYSQLRTLKKHLCPSIGERNHQLRARYTAVCTRPKTANLDTWFDEWVTITRLLTEAKMPETTGNRAQEEFILSIRGLDDSWAATQLQDLIKKEQKDEEFPLIADLIAEFRSYYRRTRPIASGLGTFATLEVASSGNSQGARTRSGPWIPRCLDGENHKFDNCPYVNQSVRTKGWKPDKAIQDKFTELRDSPTSNSMANALRATERGLKKKTKPQAEVQSSSMISIDDGQPARNKPHVNAVLQTAAATGLSAPPLLTRWMPALGRVLRTRDVAFMSSDGTEPVYPDRQILREVVTTLDVPEPVEETDQEIELLLQSAQEDWSGLSWPEQAARTEQAKDTSHALSTPESTLGPTTRPEPEPEPEPEAVEKDEPEAVERDEPEAVERDEPEAVERDELETVEMPRGWEQMPVEAEAPDRRTNNAPRREETSGQVSESNVLTGKRQRKTLGTYFVAFAKALQQTEPQKSRLHRDELPPPPKRWKDLEKHPFGQEFKAAAAKEFKSRRKKGCFKTTLASVVDSQRSVTKSTTEAELIALSATGGEMEWWT; translated from the coding sequence ATGGCAACTCAAGAGCACGAAATGCAGGTGACGAGAGCGTCAGTTACCCTCCGAAAGCCAGACGATTGGTCGAAATGGCTGTTCACGAGGAAGATATCCGCAGACCGGAATGGTCTGTGGGAGTACGTTAACCCAGATCTTTCGCCAGAGAGGCTGAAGATGCTAGAAGACGAGAGACCTAAAGAGCTCGAAGTAAGGAGATTTCGAAATCCTCTTACAGACGAGCAGATCGACATCCCAGACTTGACAGCGACAGAGCTCGCCACGTACAACTCATGGGCTAGACGATTCGATCGCGACGAGGCTAGGTGGCTCacgaaggagaaggctcTCCGAAACCTAAGCCTAGAGATCGTGCAGACAATTGACGTCAAACACCTAGACCTAATCCTCGATTGCGCAGACGCCTATAGCCAGCTGAGAACGCTAAAGAAGCACCTCTGTCCATCGATTGGAGAGAGGAACCACCAACTTAGAGCTCGGTACACAGCAGTCTGCACGAGACCAAAGACCGCAAACTTAGATACATGGTTTGACGAGTGGGTGACGATCACCCGACTCCTCACGGAGGCCAAGATGCCAGAGACGACTGGCAACAGAGCGCAGGAAGAGTTTATCCTGTCGATTAGAGGCCTGGACGATAGCTGGGCAGCTACTCAGCTACAGGACCTTATTAAGAAGGAACAGAAAGATGAAGAATTTCCGCTGATCGCGGATTTGATCGCGGAGTTCAGATCGTACTACCGACGTACACGGCCAATCGCGTCAGGACTTGGAACCTTTGCTACTCTCGAGGTAGCAAGTAGTGGCAACAGCCAAGGAGCTCGTACACGCTCAGGACCATGGATACCAAGGTGTCTTGATGGGGAAAACCACAAGTTCGATAACTGCCCGTACGTTAACCAGTCAGTTCGGACAAAGGGCTGGAAGCCAGACAAGGCAATTCAGGATAAGTTCACAGAGCTTAGAGACAGTCCTACGTCGAATTCGATGGCCAATGCACTAAGAGCAACAGAGCGGGGGCTTAAGAAGAAGACAAAGCCGCAGGCTGAGGTCCAGAGCTCGTCCATGATTAGTATAGACGATGGACAGCCAGCGCGCAATAAGCCACACGTTAATGCGGTGCTGCAGACTGCAGCAGCTACAGGACTGTCAGCTCCACCGCTGCTCACGAGATGGATGCCAGCATTAGGACGAGTCCTTAGGACGAGAGACGTCGCCTTTATGTCTAGTGATGGGACTGAGCCTGTTTACCCAGATCGACAGATTCTGAGAGAGGTGGTGACGACACTAGACGTTCCAGAACCAGTAGAGGAAACCGACCAGGAGATCGAATTGCTCCTGCAGTCAGCGCAGGAAGACTGGAGTGGCCTAAGCTGGCCCGAGCAAGCCGCTCGAACAGAGCAAGCCAAAGATACGTCTCACGCGTTGTCAACACCTGAGAGCACTCTAGGACCGACGACTCGGCCTGAGCCCGAGCCCGAGCCCGAACCGGAAGCAGTCGAGAAAGACGAACCGGAAGCAGTCGAGAGAGACGAACCGGAAGCAGTTGAGAGAGACGAGCCGGAAGCAGTCGAGAGAGACGAGCTGGAAACAGTCGAGATGCCGCGAGGCTGGGAGCAGATGCCAGTCGAAGCAGAGGCACCAGATCGACGAACGAACAACGCTCCAAGACGTGAGGAGACTAGCGGTCAGGTTAGTGAGTCTAACGTTCTGACGGGAAAAAGACAGAGGAAGACGCTCGGCACGTACTTTGTTGCGTTCGCCAAAGCACTCCAGCAAACAGAGCCACAGAAATCACGGCTACACAGGGATGAGCTTCCGCCTCCGCCAAAGAGATGGAAAGACCTAGAGAAGCACCCTTTTGGACAGGAATTcaaagcagcagcagcgaaAGAGTTCAAGAGCCGTCGAAAGAAGGGCTGCTTTAAAACAACGTTAGCCTCAGTAGTTGATAGCCAGAGATCCGTTACGAAGTCAACAACTGAGGCTGAGCTGATAGCTCTATCAGCAACCGGAGGAGAGATGGAATGGTGGACCTAG